One Coccinella septempunctata chromosome 1, icCocSept1.1, whole genome shotgun sequence DNA window includes the following coding sequences:
- the LOC123322016 gene encoding protein CTLA-2-alpha-like, protein MKIELFVLAVIGVLHLASSISVDDLDAKWIKYKNDFHKKYEDPTEEARRKEIFKLKLIDIEEHNAKYKQGLVSWYKSLNQFSDLTTQEFADLQGDTEVTLL, encoded by the exons ATGAAAATTGAACTTTTTGTCCTGGCAGTAATTGGTGTTTTACACCTAGCCTCATCGATTTCCGTGGATGACCTAGATGCCAAATGGATCAAATACAAG AAcgatttccataaaaaatatgaagatccaacagaagaagcccGACGTAAGGAAATCTTCAAGCTGAAACTAATCGACATAGAAGAACACAATGCGAAGTACAAACAAGGACTTGTGTCTTGGTATAAAAGTCTCAATCAATTCTCCGACTTAACTACCCAAGAGTTTGCTGATCTGCAAGGAGATACAGAAGTGACATTACTGTAG